The Verrucomicrobiia bacterium genome includes a window with the following:
- a CDS encoding tetratricopeptide repeat protein — MLTTLKTVATSCYSALFLILLVGLAACAPKGPKALLEGEKLLQAGKPAEALVLLKQATELLPQNAQAWNHLGLAYHQTGKLEDAAQAYNQALRLDRDLVAVRYNLGTLMLDHGDPARALNEFKTFTLLKPESVEGHVQQGTAHLRLRQWSEAESAFVTAQKLDKSNPEALNGLGLVLLQRQRVRDAATYFNAAIQQDPKFAAARLNLAVIYHQHLTNYPLALTQYRAYLASQPPPADMAEVSSVVKQLESLVPGAQTTSNAGPVNIAAAAAAARSNALAAKTEPVKPVDPSKPVEVAAVPAPVSVIENPVNLPPPAAVKPEATKQMAKAEPVRVESKSAAVTPAPAPRPVAPPVVKPPTVVTQAPPPVNVPIPVTPAEKVSVASAAPAVAATMPEERPGFFQRINPVNLFRSKPKPPTPLSGLPPTMLVTNAKPKEVAKTEPKSRPAPAVELPAPAPTPVIASPPVIKPAPIPRYPYLKPGPFLAGDKKEAQAAFDSALAAQKVRNLPEAIAGYRRAAIADPAYFEAYYNLGWTAYEAKDLRQALVAYEHALAVAPDSFDARYNFALTLQQAGYPQDAAEELQTLTNRFPGRAQPHLMMASLLSTKLRDKVAARQHYQKVLELEPDHPKAAEIRYWLRANQ, encoded by the coding sequence ATGCTGACCACTCTAAAGACGGTCGCAACCTCCTGTTATTCAGCGCTGTTCCTGATATTGCTGGTGGGCTTGGCCGCCTGCGCACCCAAAGGACCGAAAGCGTTGCTCGAGGGCGAAAAACTGCTGCAAGCGGGCAAGCCCGCCGAGGCTTTGGTCCTGTTAAAGCAGGCCACCGAACTCCTGCCGCAAAACGCGCAGGCATGGAATCATCTGGGCCTCGCCTATCACCAGACCGGCAAACTGGAGGATGCCGCGCAGGCCTACAACCAGGCGCTGCGGTTGGACCGGGATCTTGTGGCCGTCCGTTACAATCTCGGCACACTCATGCTGGATCACGGCGATCCTGCCCGTGCTCTGAACGAGTTCAAGACCTTTACTCTGCTCAAGCCGGAGTCAGTGGAAGGCCACGTTCAGCAAGGCACCGCTCATTTGCGTCTACGCCAGTGGAGTGAGGCGGAATCCGCTTTCGTCACCGCGCAAAAACTGGACAAGAGCAATCCCGAAGCATTGAACGGCTTGGGGCTGGTGCTGCTCCAGCGTCAACGCGTGCGGGATGCCGCCACCTACTTCAATGCCGCCATCCAACAAGACCCCAAGTTCGCCGCCGCACGACTGAACCTGGCCGTCATCTATCATCAGCACCTTACCAATTATCCCCTTGCACTCACCCAATATCGGGCCTACCTCGCCAGCCAGCCGCCGCCCGCGGACATGGCGGAGGTCAGCTCGGTGGTAAAACAGTTGGAATCGCTGGTGCCCGGTGCCCAAACCACGAGCAATGCAGGTCCGGTAAACATCGCTGCCGCCGCTGCTGCCGCCCGTAGCAATGCCCTGGCGGCAAAAACTGAACCGGTAAAACCCGTCGATCCGTCGAAGCCCGTGGAAGTCGCCGCCGTTCCGGCACCAGTTTCTGTCATTGAAAATCCGGTGAATCTTCCGCCTCCGGCAGCCGTTAAACCGGAAGCCACCAAACAGATGGCAAAAGCCGAGCCTGTCCGTGTGGAGAGCAAGTCTGCCGCCGTCACACCTGCGCCTGCACCTAGACCTGTGGCTCCGCCTGTCGTCAAGCCCCCGACAGTGGTGACTCAGGCACCACCTCCTGTGAACGTGCCGATTCCCGTTACACCCGCTGAGAAAGTTTCTGTGGCCTCTGCTGCTCCTGCAGTTGCTGCAACCATGCCAGAAGAGAGGCCCGGGTTCTTCCAACGCATCAATCCGGTGAATCTTTTCCGTAGCAAACCCAAGCCTCCCACGCCGCTTTCCGGTCTGCCTCCTACGATGCTGGTGACCAATGCGAAGCCTAAAGAAGTGGCCAAGACAGAGCCGAAATCGAGACCGGCTCCGGCCGTTGAATTGCCTGCTCCCGCGCCGACGCCTGTCATCGCGTCGCCCCCCGTTATCAAACCAGCACCCATCCCACGCTATCCCTATCTCAAGCCCGGTCCCTTTCTCGCCGGCGACAAGAAAGAGGCGCAAGCAGCGTTTGACTCGGCATTGGCCGCTCAAAAGGTGCGGAACTTGCCGGAAGCCATAGCCGGGTATCGCCGAGCTGCCATTGCCGACCCCGCCTATTTTGAGGCTTATTACAACTTGGGCTGGACGGCCTACGAGGCGAAGGACCTGCGCCAAGCGTTAGTGGCTTATGAGCACGCCCTTGCGGTGGCCCCAGATTCGTTTGATGCCCGTTATAACTTTGCTCTCACACTCCAACAGGCAGGTTATCCGCAAGATGCGGCAGAAGAGTTACAGACCCTGACCAACCGTTTTCCCGGCCGGGCGCAGCCACATCTCATGATGGCCAGCCTGCTTTCCACCAAGTTGCGGGACAAGGTAGCCGCGCGTCAGCACTACCAGAAGGTGTTGGAGCTGGAACCTGATCATCCCAAGGCTGCCGAGATACGCTATTGGTTGCGCGCCAATCAATAA
- a CDS encoding CvpA family protein, whose translation MSSFSVTWFDALVIIMVGTGLFVGKKRGMSNELLDLMCWLMMVVVSALYYEPSGKLLSNATSMSLYWSNIICYLFIALVIKFAFSYIKRAVGEKLVGSDIFGRGEFYLGALAGGLRFFCMVIMLVAIMNAKFITKAMVQAQIKAQEAEYGSSFFPTYAKIQSDVLFDSTSGQFFRERLEEQLIKPVDPYATAVPKKPVGNKQREKAVWDATGEKGEKGGEKAVEKAK comes from the coding sequence ATGTCCTCGTTTAGTGTGACTTGGTTTGATGCCCTCGTGATCATCATGGTGGGCACGGGTCTCTTCGTCGGCAAAAAACGTGGCATGTCCAATGAACTCTTGGACCTGATGTGCTGGCTCATGATGGTAGTCGTGTCGGCGTTGTATTATGAGCCATCGGGCAAGCTGCTCTCCAATGCCACCTCGATGTCCCTCTACTGGTCAAATATCATCTGCTACCTGTTCATCGCCTTGGTGATCAAATTTGCCTTCTCCTACATCAAGCGCGCGGTGGGGGAAAAACTCGTGGGCAGTGACATCTTCGGTCGTGGAGAATTCTATCTGGGTGCCCTGGCTGGAGGGCTGCGCTTCTTCTGCATGGTCATCATGCTGGTGGCCATCATGAATGCCAAATTCATCACCAAAGCGATGGTCCAAGCCCAGATCAAGGCCCAAGAAGCCGAATATGGCAGCTCATTTTTTCCGACATACGCCAAGATTCAGAGCGATGTCCTGTTCGATTCCACCAGCGGCCAGTTCTTCCGGGAAAGGCTCGAAGAACAGCTTATTAAGCCGGTCGATCCTTATGCTACCGCCGTTCCTAAGAAACCCGTGGGCAACAAGCAGCGTGAAAAAGCTGTCTGGGATGCCACGGGTGAAAAGGGCGAAAAAGGTGGCGAGAAAGCCGTCGAGAAGGCTAAATAG
- a CDS encoding ABC transporter ATP-binding protein yields the protein MNRLKRVLAYFRPDLGRVILAFSLLVLAIAANLLKPWPIALLADSVLGDKPLPDWLAGQSVASNQIALLSFLGISVLALHAMHGGLKALQNYWIISTGLCGLARVREAVYERLLLLSQRFHQNKSSGDTLYRATWDTYAFQTLFQQGMMTFVEASITLLLMVIIMWQVDDVLTIYALLVMPLLVVSIRIFSRVMNKWGAQAQQAESQVAARLQQSLANLPLIQGYATEKPEAQRFSNLTQDTRAKRLRQHIWELMYGLGVALVFGIGTALIVWLGGQRVLEGEITIGDLLVFLAYLAMLYEPLNQLSHVGATVSTASASAQRVFDLLDANETVAEKFNARSVITEEEAQIDGKSLCKPLVVEGGLEFENVSFEYVSGRPILKGLRFQVKPGEFVAIIGPSGAGKSTMLQLVTRFFDPTAGKIKLDGVDLRELKLADLRKNIAFVLQEPLLLPATVAENIGYGLREVTRAEIEAAAKTAHAHEFIMSLPLGYDTIVGEGAARLSVGEKQRLNLARAYLKDAPVLLLDEPTSSLDIENETQIAASLQELRKGRTTLVVAHRLNTIRNADRVIVVVNGKVFEQGRPEELIGSKGYLADHWAKFRVTM from the coding sequence ATGAACCGATTGAAGCGAGTGCTGGCGTATTTCCGGCCTGACCTTGGCCGGGTCATCCTGGCTTTCTCCCTGCTGGTCCTCGCGATCGCTGCCAATCTGCTCAAACCTTGGCCCATCGCTTTGCTCGCCGACAGCGTCTTGGGCGACAAACCCCTGCCCGACTGGCTGGCAGGCCAGTCCGTGGCCAGCAACCAGATCGCGCTGCTCTCGTTTCTGGGCATCAGTGTGCTGGCTCTTCATGCCATGCATGGCGGGCTGAAGGCGCTGCAAAATTATTGGATCATCAGCACAGGCCTGTGCGGACTGGCACGGGTTCGGGAAGCGGTTTACGAACGGTTGCTGCTCCTTTCCCAACGGTTTCACCAGAACAAATCGAGTGGTGACACACTCTACCGTGCCACGTGGGACACCTACGCCTTCCAGACGTTGTTCCAACAGGGCATGATGACGTTCGTGGAGGCAAGCATCACACTCCTGCTCATGGTCATCATCATGTGGCAGGTGGATGATGTGCTGACAATTTATGCGCTGCTCGTCATGCCGTTGCTGGTCGTCTCCATCCGCATCTTCAGCCGGGTGATGAACAAATGGGGAGCACAGGCGCAACAGGCGGAAAGCCAGGTGGCGGCGCGCTTGCAGCAAAGCCTCGCAAACCTGCCGCTCATCCAGGGCTACGCCACGGAGAAACCGGAAGCGCAACGGTTCTCAAATCTTACGCAAGATACCCGTGCCAAACGGCTAAGACAGCATATCTGGGAGCTGATGTATGGTTTGGGTGTGGCGCTGGTGTTCGGCATTGGCACGGCACTTATCGTGTGGCTGGGCGGGCAACGCGTGTTGGAAGGCGAGATCACCATCGGTGACCTGCTCGTTTTTCTCGCTTATCTGGCGATGCTTTATGAACCGCTAAACCAGCTCTCACATGTGGGCGCCACCGTATCCACGGCCAGCGCCAGCGCCCAACGGGTGTTCGATCTTTTGGATGCGAATGAAACGGTAGCGGAAAAATTTAATGCCCGCTCGGTGATCACTGAAGAAGAAGCCCAGATCGATGGGAAATCACTTTGCAAGCCGTTGGTGGTGGAAGGTGGATTGGAATTTGAAAACGTGAGCTTTGAATATGTGAGCGGGCGGCCGATCCTTAAAGGGTTAAGATTTCAAGTGAAGCCAGGTGAATTTGTGGCGATCATCGGTCCTAGTGGTGCAGGCAAGAGCACGATGTTGCAACTGGTCACCCGGTTTTTCGATCCAACTGCGGGCAAGATCAAACTGGATGGCGTGGACCTGCGCGAACTGAAGCTGGCGGACCTGCGGAAGAACATCGCGTTCGTCCTGCAGGAACCGTTGCTGCTGCCCGCAACGGTGGCGGAGAACATCGGCTACGGCTTGCGTGAAGTCACCCGCGCAGAGATCGAGGCGGCGGCAAAGACCGCGCATGCGCATGAGTTCATCATGAGCCTGCCGCTGGGCTATGACACGATCGTAGGTGAAGGGGCAGCACGCTTGAGCGTGGGTGAAAAACAGCGGCTAAATCTGGCGCGCGCATATCTGAAGGATGCTCCGGTGCTGTTACTGGATGAGCCGACGAGTTCGCTCGATATCGAGAACGAGACGCAGATCGCAGCGAGCTTGCAGGAGTTGCGCAAAGGACGCACGACACTGGTGGTGGCGCATCGCCTGAACACGATCCGTAATGCGGACCGGGTGATCGTAGTGGTGAATGGCAAGGTATTCGAACAAGGGAGACCGGAAGAACTGATCGGCAGCAAAGGTTATCTGGCAGATCACTGGGCGAAGTTCCGGGTCACGATGTGA
- a CDS encoding amidohydrolase family protein — protein sequence MNDPKLDPIWAECGKLGIPVAIHVGDPEAFYDPIDGKNERYDQLVKRPEYRFSGGDFPKHSEVVKDLENVFLKHHGTTFISLHVGNWPENLDYVSEMLRLCPNVVVEFGARQAELGRQPNRTRKFFTEFSDRVLFGCDGNTEDIYPHYFRWLETDDDHFDYYSYPNQGRWRISGLKLPDDILEKIYHLNAERMFQQAKVAAAKPSP from the coding sequence GTGAACGACCCCAAGCTCGACCCTATCTGGGCAGAGTGCGGCAAGCTGGGCATTCCCGTGGCCATCCACGTGGGTGATCCCGAGGCGTTCTATGATCCCATCGATGGGAAGAATGAACGCTATGATCAGCTCGTGAAGCGACCGGAGTATCGCTTCTCCGGCGGCGATTTCCCGAAACACAGTGAAGTGGTCAAAGACTTGGAGAACGTGTTCTTGAAACATCACGGTACCACGTTCATCTCCTTACACGTCGGTAACTGGCCGGAGAATCTGGATTATGTATCTGAAATGCTGCGTCTCTGCCCGAACGTGGTGGTGGAGTTCGGCGCACGCCAGGCCGAGCTTGGTCGTCAGCCCAATCGCACCCGCAAGTTCTTCACGGAGTTTTCTGACCGAGTCCTCTTCGGTTGCGATGGCAATACGGAGGACATCTATCCTCATTACTTCCGCTGGCTGGAGACGGATGACGACCATTTCGACTACTACAGTTATCCCAACCAAGGCCGCTGGCGGATCTCCGGGTTGAAGCTGCCGGATGACATCTTGGAGAAAATCTACCACCTCAACGCCGAGCGTATGTTCCAGCAGGCCAAGGTTGCTGCGGCGAAGCCTTCCCCGTAG
- the dnaG gene encoding DNA primase, with the protein MAVIPPALLEQIRAASDIVEVIGSYIPLKRAGANFTALCPFHKEKSPSFNVSSTRQGFHCFGCHKGGDVFKFVQEYENLSFMEAVRRLAERAKIPLDVIEGPGAAATRGMKEALFDLHEQITKRWQQALVNDAAGQIGRDYIAKRQISAEAQQVFRIGYSPDKWDDTVNFAKSKGFTEEVLEQSGLVIKRDQGDGYYDRFRGRLMFPICDEQGRVIGFSGRVLSGDEKTAKYVNSPETLLFHKSKIFFGLDKSKRAILDAGYAIICEGQIDMIQCFMAGVKNIVAPQGTAFTNDHARILKRYVNDIVLCFDSDNAGQNAAVRALDHLLGAELAVRVAVVPAPHDPDSFIRENGADAYRQLIEKAPSFFDFYLERLCKQNDISTDPGQLAVLRAMSEALGKANNAVTTDKYAQKTAFRLGVSTDAVRKEFSRKGRQPAPQQREYDDVPPEEEVLLERPNAQEMTFLKLLLIVENDGRGWIHHMRPEWIPNATIRKLAEQIQRLEQEQQWQSPTAFMTALENDFEQSLVTEAMMDKRALPEITRQLHDYLLKLRNAYIDKQMAAANRLLDQPGITPAEQTTLIQMTQRLRTAKKLPLEEPVE; encoded by the coding sequence ATGGCAGTCATCCCTCCCGCACTGCTGGAGCAGATACGCGCTGCCAGTGACATCGTCGAAGTCATCGGCAGTTACATCCCCTTAAAACGCGCCGGAGCGAACTTCACCGCGCTCTGTCCCTTTCACAAAGAGAAGTCCCCCAGCTTCAACGTCAGTTCTACCCGGCAAGGCTTCCATTGCTTCGGCTGCCACAAGGGTGGCGATGTCTTCAAGTTCGTCCAGGAATACGAGAACCTTTCTTTCATGGAGGCGGTCCGCCGCCTCGCCGAACGCGCCAAGATTCCCCTCGATGTCATCGAAGGCCCCGGTGCCGCTGCCACGCGCGGGATGAAGGAGGCGCTCTTCGACCTCCACGAACAGATCACCAAGCGCTGGCAGCAAGCACTCGTGAATGACGCCGCCGGGCAGATCGGCCGCGATTACATCGCCAAGCGCCAGATCTCTGCGGAAGCGCAGCAAGTCTTCCGCATCGGTTATTCCCCGGACAAGTGGGATGATACGGTAAACTTCGCCAAGTCCAAGGGCTTCACCGAGGAAGTCCTTGAGCAATCCGGCCTCGTCATCAAGCGCGATCAGGGCGATGGCTATTACGACCGCTTCCGTGGCCGCCTGATGTTCCCCATCTGCGATGAACAGGGCCGCGTCATCGGCTTCAGCGGTCGCGTCCTCTCCGGCGACGAGAAGACCGCCAAGTACGTGAACTCGCCCGAGACGCTGCTCTTCCACAAGAGCAAGATTTTCTTCGGCCTAGATAAATCGAAGCGCGCCATCCTCGATGCCGGTTACGCCATCATCTGTGAAGGCCAGATCGACATGATCCAGTGCTTCATGGCCGGCGTGAAGAACATCGTCGCCCCGCAAGGTACCGCCTTCACCAACGATCACGCGCGCATCCTTAAGCGTTATGTGAACGACATCGTCCTGTGCTTCGATTCTGATAACGCCGGTCAAAACGCCGCCGTCCGCGCGCTCGATCACTTGCTCGGTGCGGAACTCGCCGTACGCGTCGCCGTCGTTCCCGCCCCGCACGATCCCGATAGCTTCATCCGCGAGAACGGTGCCGATGCCTACCGCCAGCTCATCGAGAAAGCCCCGAGCTTCTTCGATTTCTACCTCGAACGTCTCTGCAAGCAGAACGACATCAGCACGGACCCCGGCCAGCTCGCCGTCCTGCGCGCGATGAGCGAAGCTTTGGGTAAAGCGAATAACGCCGTTACTACGGACAAGTATGCGCAGAAGACCGCCTTCCGCCTCGGCGTCTCCACCGATGCCGTCCGCAAGGAATTCTCCCGCAAAGGTCGTCAACCCGCTCCGCAACAACGCGAATACGATGACGTGCCGCCGGAGGAAGAAGTCCTCCTCGAGCGCCCCAACGCGCAAGAGATGACCTTTCTAAAATTGCTACTCATCGTCGAGAACGATGGCCGCGGTTGGATTCATCACATGCGCCCGGAATGGATTCCCAACGCCACCATACGCAAACTCGCCGAACAGATCCAACGCCTCGAACAAGAGCAGCAGTGGCAAAGCCCGACAGCCTTCATGACCGCGCTCGAAAACGATTTCGAGCAATCCCTCGTCACCGAAGCGATGATGGATAAACGCGCACTGCCAGAGATCACCAGGCAACTGCACGATTACCTGCTGAAGCTCCGCAACGCCTACATCGACAAACAGATGGCCGCTGCCAACCGCCTCCTCGATCAACCCGGCATCACCCCTGCGGAACAGACCACCCTCATCCAAATGACCCAACGCCTCCGCACCGCCAAGAAGCTACCCCTCGAAGAACCAGTGGAGTAA
- a CDS encoding UbiA family prenyltransferase, producing the protein METAVNYSPPSLGRTLLILGRVSNLPTVWSNCAAGWLLGGGNVNDLRTLLLLCLGATFFYVGGMYLNDACDAEYDRQYRKERPIPAGAISVRTVYALGFGGLVIGGVLFLLLGKNVAILGLLLGICILVYDLVHKFTVFSPVLMAFCRLFLFLAAVAAGDYGINGFAVWCAVVLACYIIGLSYIAKQESSLGILRFWPALFMAAPVVLAYIVNGNDFRLAAWWFSALLIGWVVWCLQFTFWAKERNIGRTVSGLLAGIVLVDLLAIAGGSPVMTAVFLVLFGLALVFQKFIPAT; encoded by the coding sequence ATGGAAACCGCTGTGAACTATTCGCCGCCGTCGCTGGGACGCACGCTCCTGATCTTGGGGCGGGTGTCCAATCTGCCGACCGTGTGGTCGAACTGTGCGGCGGGCTGGTTGCTGGGCGGGGGCAATGTTAATGATTTGCGCACATTGTTGCTGTTGTGCTTGGGGGCGACGTTCTTCTACGTGGGCGGGATGTATCTGAATGATGCCTGCGATGCGGAGTATGATCGGCAATATCGCAAGGAACGTCCCATCCCGGCCGGAGCCATCAGTGTGCGGACTGTTTACGCGTTGGGTTTCGGCGGGCTGGTGATCGGCGGGGTCTTATTTTTATTACTTGGGAAAAATGTGGCGATATTGGGGTTGCTCCTGGGCATCTGCATTCTGGTTTATGATCTGGTGCACAAGTTCACGGTGTTCTCGCCGGTGTTGATGGCGTTCTGCCGGTTGTTTCTTTTTCTCGCAGCGGTGGCGGCTGGTGATTACGGCATCAACGGATTTGCGGTCTGGTGCGCGGTGGTGCTTGCGTGCTACATCATCGGACTCAGTTATATCGCGAAACAGGAGAGTTCACTGGGCATCTTGCGATTTTGGCCCGCGCTGTTCATGGCTGCGCCCGTGGTGCTGGCTTACATAGTCAACGGAAACGATTTCCGTCTGGCAGCATGGTGGTTCTCGGCGTTACTGATCGGCTGGGTGGTGTGGTGTCTGCAATTCACATTTTGGGCGAAGGAACGGAACATCGGACGCACGGTGTCAGGGCTGCTGGCGGGGATTGTGCTGGTGGATTTGCTGGCGATCGCAGGCGGTTCGCCAGTGATGACGGCGGTGTTCTTGGTCCTGTTCGGGCTGGCGCTGGTGTTTCAGAAGTTTATTCCGGCAACATAG
- a CDS encoding GNAT family N-acetyltransferase — protein MSLEFALQKYPKEIKLKTEKKCKVRPLKKDDEIVFHEFFLAVPGEERLFIKHHVTDLAVIQRWCKNIDYQVNLPLLALVDGKIVGSATLHQHQGGWKRHIGRVSVLVHPQFRGIGIARALVTNLIEISSMLGLEKVEAEFIGQQAGAIKTFQLLGFSDLIKLPDYVKDMQGITHDYIVMGLDLITDEEYAGMG, from the coding sequence ATGTCGCTCGAGTTTGCGCTCCAGAAGTACCCCAAGGAAATCAAATTAAAGACCGAGAAGAAGTGCAAGGTCCGGCCTTTAAAAAAGGACGATGAAATTGTCTTTCACGAATTCTTCCTGGCTGTCCCGGGTGAAGAGCGCCTCTTCATCAAACATCACGTCACCGATCTTGCCGTCATCCAGAGGTGGTGCAAGAATATCGACTACCAGGTGAACTTGCCACTGCTCGCGCTGGTTGATGGCAAGATCGTCGGCAGTGCGACGTTGCACCAGCATCAGGGCGGTTGGAAACGCCACATCGGCCGGGTGAGCGTGCTCGTGCATCCGCAGTTTCGCGGTATCGGCATCGCCCGTGCTTTGGTAACGAACCTGATCGAGATCTCCAGCATGCTGGGCCTTGAAAAAGTGGAGGCGGAATTCATCGGCCAGCAGGCAGGTGCCATCAAGACCTTCCAACTGCTCGGTTTCAGCGACCTGATAAAACTCCCCGACTACGTGAAAGACATGCAAGGCATCACTCACGATTACATAGTCATGGGCCTTGATCTCATCACGGACGAGGAATACGCGGGGATGGGTTAA
- a CDS encoding biopolymer transporter ExbD has product MKYHLRNLVVSLLIVLTTWGCAHDKNKSATSHKAVQMPLVINIDGDGSLAIAKQPCPADQFSSRLAKLPDSRVRPVVIEADERAPHSKVKEVMDACKTAGFQQVSLKSVK; this is encoded by the coding sequence ATGAAATATCATCTGCGAAACTTGGTCGTCTCTCTGCTCATCGTCCTCACCACTTGGGGTTGTGCCCATGATAAAAATAAAAGTGCTACCAGCCATAAAGCCGTCCAGATGCCCTTGGTGATCAATATCGACGGCGACGGCAGTTTGGCCATCGCGAAACAGCCTTGTCCCGCAGATCAGTTTTCCTCCCGTCTCGCCAAACTTCCAGATTCACGGGTGAGACCCGTCGTGATTGAAGCGGATGAGCGCGCTCCTCATAGCAAAGTGAAAGAAGTGATGGATGCCTGCAAAACCGCCGGATTTCAGCAGGTGAGCTTGAAGTCGGTGAAATGA
- a CDS encoding serine esterase, giving the protein MLETDLIPAVERDSKKLLVVLHGLGDSMEGYRWLPGELRLPWLNYLLVNAPDAYYGGYSWYDFTGEERIGVGSSYKLIASLLDSMRAAGFPSEDMGFFGFSQGCLMTIETGCRYPHKLGPLVGISGYVNDAELLAKEMSLVAKEQNFLITHGTYDSLLPVARTRGHLHTLQTAGVKMDWAEFPKDHTILPEGELPFIREFLIKGFGKG; this is encoded by the coding sequence ATGCTTGAGACGGATTTAATCCCCGCAGTGGAACGCGATTCCAAGAAACTCCTCGTCGTCCTCCACGGCCTCGGCGACAGCATGGAAGGCTATCGCTGGCTTCCCGGTGAACTCCGTCTCCCTTGGTTAAACTACCTTCTCGTCAACGCGCCGGATGCCTACTACGGCGGCTACTCCTGGTATGATTTCACTGGTGAAGAACGCATCGGCGTGGGCAGCAGCTACAAGCTCATCGCCTCCCTCCTCGACTCCATGCGCGCCGCTGGATTCCCCAGCGAAGACATGGGGTTCTTCGGCTTCTCCCAAGGCTGCCTCATGACCATCGAGACCGGCTGCCGCTATCCGCACAAACTCGGTCCTCTCGTCGGCATCAGCGGCTACGTGAACGACGCCGAACTCCTTGCCAAAGAAATGTCCCTCGTCGCCAAAGAGCAGAACTTCCTGATCACCCACGGCACCTACGATTCTCTTTTGCCAGTCGCCCGCACCCGTGGTCATCTGCATACCCTGCAAACCGCCGGGGTGAAGATGGACTGGGCCGAGTTCCCGAAAGATCATACTATCCTGCCAGAAGGTGAACTTCCGTTCATCCGTGAATTTTTGATCAAAGGATTTGGCAAGGGTTGA
- a CDS encoding HPr family phosphocarrier protein, translating into MTTRQVIVPWKKGLHLRVATRLVRLAQTFRSTIRVRCGDQVANLGSIISVISLCAVMGSALVVEVSGDDEQEAVRAVEQVFSLDDEAGST; encoded by the coding sequence ATGACAACACGTCAGGTCATTGTGCCATGGAAGAAGGGGTTGCACTTGCGTGTAGCGACGAGGCTGGTTCGGCTGGCGCAGACGTTTCGTTCTACCATCCGTGTCAGGTGTGGCGATCAGGTGGCCAATCTTGGGAGCATCATCAGCGTCATAAGTCTATGCGCGGTGATGGGGTCAGCGTTGGTGGTGGAGGTTTCAGGCGATGATGAGCAGGAAGCGGTGCGGGCAGTGGAACAGGTTTTCTCGCTGGATGATGAGGCCGGATCGACCTAA